GGGAAAGGACCATCGTTAAGATTaatcttatcaatattttcttatcgatagTTAATATTACGTACTGAACATTGAATTTTTCCGCGCCATATTTTCGGCTGAGGCCGTCCTATCTGGTTCAGCTAATCGTAAAGATCGagaagataattttcaaagacatttttcaacaatataattacttcgaaaagttttcatatttcttactCATGCTATTCTTTCTCGCCATATCTTCGGCGGACGAAGTCTTTCGTTGATCGATCCTTAAATTCGGGATGTTGAATGGTGGTACGTGCATGTTGTCCGTACTATGCTGATGTCGGAAAGGCCGATAACGTTCCGGACTCGGTAAAGAGAGATTGTCTAGAGTGAGCTTATTTCTTTGATTCCTAAAAAATATAGACACCAATCGATTAGTCTATgatattgtgaaaaaaaaaaaaagaaaaaaagaaaaaagaaacaaaaaatagagcaaaagaaaaaaaaaagaagaagaagcttaCCTCTCTATGTGATTCAACATTTCTTGAAGTACTTGGAAAAGTGACATGAATTGTTCCAAATTTAATCCTGGATTGACAGTCTGAGGAAGTAACGAGGGCATCGCTCGAGTTGCCATCCAATTAACGGAGAGACCGTAATTCTTATCGGTAAGCATCAATTTGTAAATATCTACAAGTCAGAATGGATGATACACACTAGCGTGGATGATCgaagttaaataattttaacgaaataatcCGTCTTACTTTCCGAACGAATTCTACGTAATTGCATTGAGAAAGCTCAGAAAGCATAGAAGCGCGAAGCATTAGAagcgaatttttatttttacttcttatttactcatttattatttcattttcgagaaaaagagcgGCTTCACTTACTTACAACCCGAACGACGATCTCGGGTTCTTGTAGTTTAACCTTGCACAGAAGGGGTAAAACGTAGTCTATGATCTTTTGTTTCTCGAGTCGATTTAATATACAGTAAACCACTTTCATCAATTTACGTTCGTCGACGGTACCATTGTCGAAGGCCTGAAGTAACTttggtaatattatatttcttatagcTTCGTCATTGAGATATTCCGTCACGTTGGTTACTGCTATGTAAGCGGCCGTCTAAGGAAAATATgcaaaaacattttctttcgtattttcatACGAGTACGATTTaacagataatatatatattaagttatTTTACCTGCACTTGCATCGTAGAATTCTCAAAACTCGTATATAACATCTGTAAAACCTCTGAATCTATGTACTGTTCGGGTGTCTTCTCCAATATTACATGCAAATTTTCTAACAACGTTACAGTACCattaatcgattttcgatTCGAGAAGAGCGGTCTGAGAACAAGCAAagcgataagaaagaaagaggctATTAATCTTttagataagaataaaaattatttgaaagagagctcttatatatatatatatatatatatatatatatatatatatatatatatatatatatatatataaagctcGACAGATTATCtgcgacgaaaagaaaaagcttttcAATTCTTAACCCTCTAAGAATGATTTACCTCAAGGTGGGAAAGATTATATTCTCGTATTCTTCTTTAGTACTCATTTCAATGATGTATAAGATCGGCTGCAGGACCGCCGATAAGACTTCCTGGGTCTGCAGCTCAGCTTGGAGATACCACCAAATGTGTTGATACAATAGTTTCTGCGTATTAAAGTGGTGCATGTGACAACGCGAGCCGACGGAATCATACGGTCGTCTTTTATGTAGATCGTCTTTTCTACCTTCGGTATATACGGCAACAATTCCTTCAGGGTTGTCCTATAAAAATGTTCCTTTTGCATCAAGTCCTTTAACTTGCTCACATCCAGAAATTGAAGGGCGTGCACGAGCGGATCCCTGTATCATGaacatatcattttatatttctctcttttccatatataattttctatttatagattttccaaaggaattattttttaccaaCCGGAAATATTTGATCATCGATAAAACTTGAGCGGTAGGCCTTAGATCAATATCCTTTTGAAGAAGTCTTGAAACTGCTTCTCTCAGAGGAAGCGTGACCGATGGTAGAATAATTTCGACCCGATCATCGAGctacatatatgtaagaagtaccgattaaaaaaaaaaaaaaaaaaaaaaaaaaaaaaaaacagaaaaaaaaaataaataaattttcatttcgttaatattttgatatataaacgGGATAGAACGATACataattacattacattaaaTTGAAGGATGCATTAATAACTTACATTTTCTAATTGCTTCAGGTACTCGGAACAATTGTGATTGGCTTGAATCAAGGGTCTGCCTCGATTGAAGATAGCACATATTGTCATTCCAAGACTATACATGTCGCTACTAAAGCttcctaattttttttgttgaatttCCGGTGCTATAAAAAACGTACGAGGCCATACAAGTAGGAGATCGTCAATCgatctaattattttcttacctAAGTAATCCAAATTTGGTTGGGCCATTTTTGACATTCTACTTGTCCATGGTTGTATAGTAAATGGTATCTCATTGACCACCTCTatgtaatatcgaataaattgattgaacaaatgaaaataaaaaaaaaaaaggatctcgAGTTTGATGCTGCAGGCTTACCTATAAATTCGAATCCGGCGAGCTTCCACGTTcctcttttcgttattataatattactcgGACAAACGTTTCTGTGAAGAATTTTGGTATGAGAATTGGTATGCAGAAATAGTAAAGCTTCGGTAATCTGTAAAAcgagatataattattaaatatttactctTACGCGATTGCATGAAGTTATGTtacattgaataaaaatatataatatattttatatctttttcatggGCATATTATTTAACAGACGATAATTTATGATGATACGATTTGactgaaattaattttgactTCGTATTTATTGCACTCTATATTCTCAacttgtacatatattattttcgcaTAAACGTTGTCTGAAgtatggaggaaaaaaaaaaaaaaaaaaaaaaaaaaaagaaaaataaataaataaataaataaaatacgatatatagatatatttgcaAATCCGATAAAACGTTCCCGTTATCGGAGCGAAATTACaaattcgttttttattttttttcttcctttatcctGGAAAATTAATTACCTTCCGTTACGAATAtagtaattgaaaaattctttctcttcgttcgtaTCTCAcgtatttcataaaataccACAATTTTCCAGTGATGGAACGCGCTTTAAAGCTCGAACGAACAAACTCTGATGCAATCTTTAAACGACGTTATAAtatgagataaaatataagccatttttctcttatataacTCGCatacatgtagatatatacattatacgtTTATGTACGTTATGTATATACTACATACTACATAAAGATTACGTCTatcataaatatgtatctaaATGGTCAATTAAAAACTATATCTTTTAAACGTATTAATCTTACCTGTAATAAAccatatttaatttcaatatccaATAATTCATACTCTTTTATATAAACTGGACGATGGCTTTGTGACAATGTATTTTGTTTATTGATAAGTTCTTGTTGCTCTTCATAAGCTAAGACATTTGCAAGACTAGCTAAGACCGGTTCCGAAGCGAAGGCTAATGTTTCAGGACATTCTTCGactttatatacctataataagaaaataatatctaacaattaaatcttttattcgaCGAATCGATTTCTAGAGAATGTCAACGGAAAGGTAACTACAAAATCCATACGAAGATCATTAAAAAggatttcaaaatattttcaatacgtatattattttctatatatgtacatatattgaatttttatcagaACAAATGACATTCTTGTCATGTTAATAGATCAATTGATATCAttagaagatatttttaatttacaaaagaatacaaaaaatcaAATCACAAGAAATCAAGTAGAGGAATAAGATCATAtcaaattatagatattaattttattactaataaattaaatttcaatttcgcTTAAAGAAAtcacaaaataaattattttgtaatacatTCATCAAACtctatatatcataaatatatcaaaatcgtCTAGTCTAAAAATGACTATCACTCAAAAATAACTTGACGGGAAATGTGTTAAGATTTTACAATGAAGCAATATAATAcctaaatatatgcatatatatatatgtgtgtgtgtgtgtgtgtgtgtgtgtgtatatgtgaaaTAGGGGTGTTGTCTGATATATCAGATTGTTCCGTATAATACGAAAGGGATGGTCCCTTTTATCTAGCGGATCAAAATTCGACTCGCTCCCCTGGggtataaacatatatgtaattaagTTCTCAATATTTTATGCAGAATTGcagatgatattaaattttccaagcggaaaaattataaatcttgGGGAAGATTCTTTTAAAGTAGAACGAGGGATAACCTCgagttaaatttattatttttcaaaaatgaaaaaaaaggaaaaaaaagaaagaaaacaaaagaaaaaaatataaaaagagaaaaaacaatggACGCAAAACTGTCCATCTTCATTATAGTTGAACGATCggaaatatatttacgtttaAGTAAATCATAAGTCTTTGGAATTAATCGAACTTATGATTTAAAACTTTTGATCAACCTAATTCCTCAGTTTTATGGGATATTTACTTTACCTTTTAAGGTTTCCTTAAGCACGATAagtaaattgaattttcttgaagcaaatatcttttccttttaacttACATCGACAGGtgtcatataaatttatatatatatatatatataaatgtatactcTGTACCATACCTGCAATATCTTTGGATGGATAAAACGTTGCATTTCCTTAGCTCCATTCCGTAATATTTCCGTAACAGTTTCCTTGCGTTTTGGTTTGTGAAGTTTTTCCACCGAACGTTTGTCGAAGAGAAATACAGAAACTTCCTACGAATGAAcgattccttcttttatttcatctcttccttttaattaatttcatgatCTCACAATTTCGATCTCacgaattattatctttaatatataagaaataaaagaagtcaaaattggaataatttcattactCCAATTAATTCGAAGAATGGAGATAACGTTGTATTAAAATTCGACGAGATCCATTTACTCACGAgtgaaataatcgaaatttcgTATTTCGACGACAGATAAGAATAATGGATAGTAGTCAATACTTATATCAGACgttttttctaatcgatcggatcacacgagaaagaaagagaaagagagagagagagtgagagagagagagagagagagagaaagagagagagagatagatagataaagagagtgagagagaaagagagagagaaagactttgAAACGTGATGCATAAGAGAGAAGGGCTGAACACGTTCGTGTTCCATTATATAGTTAAGATCAAGTTGTCTATCTTTACCGTGCCTTGATAAGTTACTCTCTTACACCAGTCCAAGGTAATACTGGTGTATACGTAACGAGGACACGcttgatgaagaagaaaagacgaaaaaagaattagccCTAAGAaacatcattttatttacgtatatatatatatatatatatatatatatatatatatatatatatatatatatataaataggatATACGATATCGTATAACGCAAAGGAAAGCGATTCCTTTTCATTCGTCagtcatcatttttcttttttgttcttttctttttctttctctttctctttctcgtagtGTTAATCGATTTTGTTTGACCCGTGTCATTATTCCAACGCAACAGACCACTAGGAAAACGACTCTTGCGAAAAGAGCGAATGTTGCGataatacgtaaatatttgCCGTTCCGCTTCAATTCCCTTCGAGTATCTAAGTAATACggacaaaaggaaaatagtAAACCGGTACTCTCTTCTCATACTTGAAACGATCGTATAATCGTTAACTCAGTTTACGAACTATAAGCATTAGGATAACAATCGTCTAACTAGAAATAACATAACAAGGAAAACATCCTCTCGACATTTTCACATATCTCGACACGATacgatatttatatcgataaatcataagtcacaataatttatattaattgtcatactttttttttctttctttctgttttctttttgtttcgctttttctttataatttgaaaaacaattaaacaaattacCTTCCCGTCCTCTTTACTGTAAGCATCGTAGATACGCCAAACATGTTCCGGTCCCGCGGTAGCTGTTTGCTTCCGAATTTCGCAGAAATTTCTTATTGGATTTGCTAATTGAAAATTGGAGGACGAACTGCTGCTCTTAGACTTTGCAAACATGATGTATCTTTAATAGATCTCATCCAATCCAACGAAACAGAGCTATTTCGTACTGTCTACCGAATGAAAcacaacaaataatatattttatgacgTTTCGTCGATCGgaatgaatatttcttttcctttctttcttttttcttttcttttcttttttttttttggatctaACGAAATAGATATTCAGTAaggtagaagagaaagataaaataataataaatgagataAGATCTTTCTGtaggtaaataaattaaaaattgtaggCGATATTGGTCACGCATCAGAATGGGAAATGGCAAAGAAAACAAGTTCCAGAGAGCATTGAGTAAATACTAGAAAGAATCTGTAAGGTAACATGCGAACGTAAGAAacagtgaaaaagaaaaatagacagagaaagatagagacagagaaaaataaggaggaaaagaaaaagagcaaaggaaaaagactGGCAGACGTGAGAGAAGCAAGTAGTACCACTGTAAAATCGATCGTACACGATTACCCGTCGGTTTACCTTTCACTCTTTTCGTTTCCATATCGTCGAGCTAGATCTCActtaaatatgtttttatagcCATCAATCCAACGCACAGGCTTAATCTCACAAATATCTATAACACCTCGTCTATACGTTCCTGTGAAAAGCTATGCTAAAATAGTGAATAAACATTCTACCGGTGAATTTAAtcgtgatataatatatttcgtcGTTCCTAATAAAACGCAAGATCATTTTATGGTGATATTGAAAATGAGAAAGCAAAGGAATGCAAGGTAAGTCATCGTAGAATGTAAGATACAATGCTTTCCGTTCAGGAAATATGATTCTCGATGGATGCATTTCCTCATCGAATCgactcttcttccttccttccttccttccttcctttcttgtttccttccttccttccttccttccttccttccatccaACTAACcaaccatccatccatccatccatctattcatccatccatccatccttctttcctttaataTCGACGACACCTACAATCGTACATACAAAAGACGAAAACAAACGactttcattactttttctcgatcgatcataatttttctcttcgcaAAAACAAAATTCTGAATCTTTTATGATCTCGAATATAATCTCACGATTgagaataacaaataaaaataaaagaaaaaaaaaaaaaaaaaaaaagaaaacaaaaaagaaagaaaaatttttgttcttttttatttttccttataataAAACCGATCACTCTCTATCATTAGCTATTAATTCCAGTAGATCGTATCACGAATCGATCAGACATGACTTTGTCTGacttttcgaatgaaattttgtatcgcgcaatttgatatatatttatgaatgcaTGAACATATTTTAATCCGTACGAACATATTGCCGATAAATTTGCAAACAGGAAAATTATACGGAACAAACATTGTAATCAGAGTTACACGTCGAGTTATTCGAAATAAGTTTCAACGATAATTGTGTTTCTCTTCGAATTATTGCACGATATATTGATGACACGTGTTGGCGAACATTGAAAGGGTCTCACGTTTCATCTATTAATACATTCATTCATATGACACACTGCACTCTACTTCTATTTACGATAGCAATCAAaactttactttttgttttgttgcaccttcgttattttttcttttcccttttctctacctccccccccccctttccaGTCCCCCATCATCTCCCTCCTATCCtgcgaaatatatttaattgaaatttcacaattatataaaaaaacagaaagggaaagaaaataacgccTTATCATATTCATTTGTTAcgttcaaaaaagaaaagcctcCTACGAAGTTAATGGAATTAACTTGTTCTTTGACAATATCAAGAGAATAGACTGAATTCTCTTGTACTTTTGAAGAAAGAACAGAAGGAGATTGTTGAATTGAAATACCGAAAGTCTCGTGCATGgccgaataaatttttaattaaatttctgcAAAAGGGACATATaatacgaaacaaaaaaaaaaaaaaaaaaaaagaaaaagaaaacaaaaaatgaaaaaggaaaaaagtcaaagataaaaaggaaaaaaacgaaaaatcgtcAAGCTAGACtagttcaaataaaaaaacaatgaaaagagTTATTTtttgaagattaaaaaaaaaaattgagaacaataaataaaatctatcttACGATTAAATAACAAGATGGATGGGCGAATCCGAGGATCTATGTAGATACAATGGAGAACTTGATTCTTAATCTTGTTAAcaacaaatttcatttcatcaaCCAAACGAAACGAACCGTGTGCTTTAGTTTAGCAATTCAGCCTCGTAAATCTTGATATCTGATATCTTTTGGTCGATTAAACGTAACGTAAGGAAGGAAGAGCTGTTCTGTTATcgaatatgttaaaaatagataataaaataaaaagagaaggaaggagttATCGATTCATAAATCgcaaatcaaaaaatatcatcTCACCTGTTGCCGAGAGTTCCGTGCTGAGTATATACTGTAAACGAATTGACGCCGGTCGGGACGTAACGCACTAAAGGCAaaattctaagaaaaaaagaaaaaaaaaatatatatatatatatatatatatatatatatatatatatatatatatataatcaaatatactGATTTATTTTTTGGAAAACGATGACGTATTTGAACTCGTATCCACGAAGCAACTTGAACTTGAGAGTGTTTcgtattgataaattaaacgCACGAGATGTTCCAGCAGGACGATCGACGTCCGTCGCGACACTGGAAGGCTGAAGGAAAGATCCTGTTTACAGGATAACAGGagcaccctctctttctctccctctccttctctttttctctctctctctctctctctctctctctcagcccACTTTATACTCTCCCGTATAAAGGAAGGTGCGCAAGCGCCTAATACCTCGCTGTGTTAGTAAGAATATATAGTTAGGTACGGATCGGCTCCGGGCCGGCTCCGGCCAGGGTGTGTAGGCCTCTGCCTGGAAATTATAGGTCTGGGCTGCAGGTAGCTGCGGCTGCTAGGGGATATGAGGTCAGAGGATAGAATTTGACCTGGCCTGGCCTGGCCTCGCCTCGTCTCACCTCCTAACTCTCCACTGCTTCTCTCGCGACGTTTTCCCTCTCATCGATACACATTTTACTTGTACGCCCTTACTCGCATACCTTCTTCTTACCCGTCGTCTACCGATCTTCCTAAAAACACCTCAATTTAATCTCCTTTTtcaattccttttcttccatcCCCAGTCAGTCATATCGTTTCCCGTTCAACGCCGAGACCATGTACGTCGGCCTTGAGCATCCTTCTCTCATATAGGTCAAGGCCATTGATTCCAACGAGCTCACACGTTCTCGGCAATCGGCTGACAAATCGAACGTCCTCGTGTTcgtattaattcatttttatttgtttctttttttaaaaaaatatccaaattgatcttgattttttaaattgcttttatttcttttaccaaGAGATTTCAGGAaaagagattaattttttctgtCGAGGGAAACatgaattttatctttaatggTACTCGCTACGCGCAAATTTAAAAGCAATAAGGTACGTAATTCCCTGTAAAGAAGACGCGCAGGACACTTCCCCCGGGCATACCTCCCTCGTCCACCATaccatatctttttctccttctctttccctctctctctctctcgctctctctctctctctctctctcactctttctatctttccttttctttttttctatctacgCCTACACGATTcttttaatacgtatatacgtatatagatgaATGAATGACTGCCAAGGGAATACTAGATATCTTTGGATGACGATCAACGTGCAAATTTCTCGATCGCTCCAGGCAAATACCGGATATTCAAGCTCATAATTAAAACTTTGCTCTTTAAATGAGGTTAGTTCTAATATCTTCGACATTTTGGAAACAGGATAAAGATTCTTGATGTTCTCTCATATTCTCTCCATTGCATATCTATATTAGGAATAGCGtttttcattgtaaaatataaatattacatatcgaCATTAATTTACAAGCTATATTATccatatatttgttataaagaATCGTTACTTATCGTTAATAGAATGGTTAACATCGAGTAaaactatttaaaatataagataataaagctgtctaaaatataagataagaGATAATTTCTTTCCTATCGATAATTCTTTGTCTCAATTCAATAAATTGTATCCTATATTATCGACCTTTCACTTATCGA
This Vespa velutina chromosome 10, iVesVel2.1, whole genome shotgun sequence DNA region includes the following protein-coding sequences:
- the LOC124952635 gene encoding SCY1-like protein 2 isoform X4, with protein sequence MQRFIHPKILQVYKVEECPETLAFASEPVLASLANVLAYEEQQELINKQNTLSQSHRPVYIKEYELLDIEIKYGLLQITEALLFLHTNSHTKILHRNVCPSNIIITKRGTWKLAGFEFIEVVNEIPFTIQPWTSRMSKMAQPNLDYLGKKIIRSIDDLLLVWPRTFFIAPEIQQKKLGSFSSDMYSLGMTICAIFNRGRPLIQANHNCSEYLKQLENLDDRVEIILPSVTLPLREAVSRLLQKDIDLRPTAQVLSMIKYFRDPLVHALQFLDVSKLKDLMQKEHFYRTTLKELLPYIPKKLLYQHIWWYLQAELQTQEVLSAVLQPILYIIEMSTKEEYENIIFPTLRPLFSNRKSINGTVTLLENLHVILEKTPEQYIDSEVLQMLYTSFENSTMQVQTAAYIAVTNVTEYLNDEAIRNIILPKLLQAFDNGTVDERKLMKVVYCILNRLEKQKIIDYVLPLLCKVKLQEPEIVVRVVNIYKLMLTDKNYGLSVNWMATRAMPSLLPQTVNPGLNLEQFMSLFQVLQEMLNHIERNQRNKLTLDNLSLPSPERYRPFRHQHSTDNMHVPPFNIPNLRIDQRKTSSAEDMARKNSMTEPDRTASAENMARKNSMFNAFGGWFTSTMNDSNFLKVHNAFTSRRLSDNTLMTPKIRVAPSCASSPGGTPGGGLPVRRHSSIGPQERRGSNINLSPPTGGGMPITSSSVPYLLSSSMNSVRGSRRPSVSSTSSQQGLLQQVGSSMVRQLPPICLNLNGPPPPPTLSPSLQLPGQHSH
- the LOC124952635 gene encoding SCY1-like protein 2 isoform X3 → MFAKSKSSSSSSNFQLANPIRNFCEIRKQTATAGPEHVWRIYDAYSKEDGKEVSVFLFDKRSVEKLHKPKRKETVTEILRNGAKEMQRFIHPKILQVYKVEECPETLAFASEPVLASLANVLAYEEQQELINKQNTLSQSHRPVYIKEYELLDIEIKYGLLQITEALLFLHTNSHTKILHRNVCPSNIIITKRGTWKLAGFEFIEVVNEIPFTIQPWTSRMSKMAQPNLDYLGKKIIRSIDDLLLVWPRTFFIAPEIQQKKLGSFSSDMYSLGMTICAIFNRGRPLIQANHNCSEYLKQLENLDDRVEIILPSVTLPLREAVSRLLQKDIDLRPTAQVLSMIKYFRDPLVHALQFLDVSKLKDLMQKEHFYRTTLKELLPYIPKKLLYQHIWWYLQAELQTQEVLSAVLQPILYIIEMSTKEEYENIIFPTLRPLFSNRKSINGTVTLLENLHVILEKTPEQYIDSEVLQMLYTSFENSTMQVQTAAYIAVTNVTEYLNDEAIRNIILPKLLQAFDNGTVDERKLMKVVYCILNRLEKQKIIDYVLPLLCKVKLQEPEIVVRVVNIYKLMLTDKNYGLSVNWMATRAMPSLLPQTVNPGLNLEQFMSLFQVLQEMLNHIERNQRNKLTLDNLSLPSPERYRPFRHQHSTDNMHVPPFNIPNLRIDQRKTSSAEDMARKNSMTEPDRTASAENMARKNSMFNAFGGWFTSTMNDSNFLKVHNAFTSRRLSDNTLMTPKIRVAPSCASSPGGTPGGGLPVRRHSSIGPQERRGSNINLSPPTGGGMPITSSSVPYLLSSSMNSVRGSRRPSVSSTSSQQGLLQQVGSSMYQFFNRQTDA
- the LOC124952635 gene encoding SCY1-like protein 2 isoform X2; protein product: MFAKSKSSSSSSNFQLANPIRNFCEIRKQTATAGPEHVWRIYDAYSKEDGKEVSVFLFDKRSVEKLHKPKRKETVTEILRNGAKEMQRFIHPKILQVYKVEECPETLAFASEPVLASLANVLAYEEQQELINKQNTLSQSHRPVYIKEYELLDIEIKYGLLQITEALLFLHTNSHTKILHRNVCPSNIIITKRGTWKLAGFEFIEVVNEIPFTIQPWTSRMSKMAQPNLDYLAPEIQQKKLGSFSSDMYSLGMTICAIFNRGRPLIQANHNCSEYLKQLENLDDRVEIILPSVTLPLREAVSRLLQKDIDLRPTAQVLSMIKYFRDPLVHALQFLDVSKLKDLMQKEHFYRTTLKELLPYIPKKLLYQHIWWYLQAELQTQEVLSAVLQPILYIIEMSTKEEYENIIFPTLRPLFSNRKSINGTVTLLENLHVILEKTPEQYIDSEVLQMLYTSFENSTMQVQTAAYIAVTNVTEYLNDEAIRNIILPKLLQAFDNGTVDERKLMKVVYCILNRLEKQKIIDYVLPLLCKVKLQEPEIVVRVVNIYKLMLTDKNYGLSVNWMATRAMPSLLPQTVNPGLNLEQFMSLFQVLQEMLNHIERNQRNKLTLDNLSLPSPERYRPFRHQHSTDNMHVPPFNIPNLRIDQRKTSSAEDMARKNSMTEPDRTASAENMARKNSMFNAFGGWFTSTMNDSNFLKVHNAFTSRRLSDNTLMTPKIRVAPSCASSPGGTPGGGLPVRRHSSIGPQERRGSNINLSPPTGGGMPITSSSVPYLLSSSMNSVRGSRRPSVSSTSSQQGLLQQVGSSMVRQLPPICLNLNGPPPPPTLSPSLQLPGQHSH
- the LOC124952635 gene encoding SCY1-like protein 2 isoform X1, producing the protein MFAKSKSSSSSSNFQLANPIRNFCEIRKQTATAGPEHVWRIYDAYSKEDGKEVSVFLFDKRSVEKLHKPKRKETVTEILRNGAKEMQRFIHPKILQVYKVEECPETLAFASEPVLASLANVLAYEEQQELINKQNTLSQSHRPVYIKEYELLDIEIKYGLLQITEALLFLHTNSHTKILHRNVCPSNIIITKRGTWKLAGFEFIEVVNEIPFTIQPWTSRMSKMAQPNLDYLGKKIIRSIDDLLLVWPRTFFIAPEIQQKKLGSFSSDMYSLGMTICAIFNRGRPLIQANHNCSEYLKQLENLDDRVEIILPSVTLPLREAVSRLLQKDIDLRPTAQVLSMIKYFRDPLVHALQFLDVSKLKDLMQKEHFYRTTLKELLPYIPKKLLYQHIWWYLQAELQTQEVLSAVLQPILYIIEMSTKEEYENIIFPTLRPLFSNRKSINGTVTLLENLHVILEKTPEQYIDSEVLQMLYTSFENSTMQVQTAAYIAVTNVTEYLNDEAIRNIILPKLLQAFDNGTVDERKLMKVVYCILNRLEKQKIIDYVLPLLCKVKLQEPEIVVRVVNIYKLMLTDKNYGLSVNWMATRAMPSLLPQTVNPGLNLEQFMSLFQVLQEMLNHIERNQRNKLTLDNLSLPSPERYRPFRHQHSTDNMHVPPFNIPNLRIDQRKTSSAEDMARKNSMTEPDRTASAENMARKNSMFNAFGGWFTSTMNDSNFLKVHNAFTSRRLSDNTLMTPKIRVAPSCASSPGGTPGGGLPVRRHSSIGPQERRGSNINLSPPTGGGMPITSSSVPYLLSSSMNSVRGSRRPSVSSTSSQQGLLQQVGSSMVRQLPPICLNLNGPPPPPTLSPSLQLPGQHSH